From the Engraulis encrasicolus isolate BLACKSEA-1 chromosome 18, IST_EnEncr_1.0, whole genome shotgun sequence genome, the window gtgtgtgtgtgtgtgtgtgtgtgtgtgtgtgtgtgtgtgtgtgtgtgtgtgtatgtactctacttaaacaaatgaaataaaaaaaaccttctttgcatctgcacttgttgttctgtaggcctatatttcctgtgcactttgtatctactagtagttggctatgattatgtcctcttttgaaagtcgctttggttataaagcgtctgccaaatgcaatgtaatgtaatgtaaacattgAGGAAAATACTTGCAGTTTTATATAAACTTCTAATCTGTGCAGAAAGGAGGCTTTTCAGTCCATGTTTTGTATAGTCAAATTAGCatgaatgtgaaaaaataaaAGTGAAGCACAATAAGCCTTGCTTGGGAATTCAGcttctgggtgtgtgtgcttttctcttTAACCcacataaagtaggctatatacagtaggctacatctcaGGCCTGCTCTATAATCACACACCAAAAAGGGTGCTTTTTAATTACATAAAAAGCTGACACCAACCCACttgcactttttttttcttagatCAAACATCTAAGTGCTTATAAGTCTAAGATATTTCTTAATTTAGAAACctgcagcagtgttaattttctACTTATTCTGCATTATTAGGCGGCTGATATCTTAATCAGAAAAATCAAGGTTTTTTTCTTACACTAATTCctctaaaatcctttttttttctgTATCACTGCTACCATGGACGACTATGCTTAGGATCCATAAGGCTGGTGATATGCTTGATGTGTGCCTCAAATTGTGCATGCGAcagagtgcacatacttgcttcaggacaacTGGAGCACTTTGCACAATGATGGAGGTGTCAcctagggggcagatagccaacagggctctcattaatgttttccaccattgtttgactgtaCCGTAAACTCAACATATAACAACTCAACAAGTTCCGTCCACACGCATCTGCCTACCATGTGTGAGGGGTTCTTCCGCAGTTTAAAATTGACGTAAAATTCACATGGCAACGTGTTCGTGCAGGAAATGTGCCCTCACACGTGTGTCCTGCAGTAAGCATATCGCCGGCCTGAGGCCAAGTTTGGGATGTTACAACAATTCTACAACATTCTACATCATCGCATTATATATTGGCCACCATTGTCATTCTGGCTACTTTCCCAATTTCATAGCTACATGCAACTACTCTTCATGCTGTTATGTTCGTCGGTCTGTCGGAAACCGGTTTGCTATTTGAGTTTTTTCACCTGATGTATGTGTGCCTATTAATGCCACCCACATTGTGtcgacaagttctcgctcacataggcctactttgtcaaCATCGATCGACGACCTCAAAGTCAAATGAGCCTAATGGCAAGCACCACTGCTCAACCTGTCTGCCAGTATAAACATAGAGTCCATGAGGCGAGGCGGGgaggcggggggcgggggggtttcGTTATCTGGGGGCAGAAATGCTATCAATGTTTTTTTGGCATGAGATGAAAGCTTAAAATCTCCCCTTTCCAGTGATACCAGGCACAATGGTATGAAATATTCACAATACCCCCACCATGAACCTAAACCAGATACAAACCCCGTTTCAAAAATGGAATTAATAGGGGGTTAGTTACTTCACACTGAAAAAGTGATTTCTCTATTAGGTTACTGCCTGCTGTGTTGaatcattacaaccttccattttacacctatcttgatggcagcaaaactccttatccttccatcatatgtttagtaataggctagctagcaaggcactgacaggacatgatttgattctctaggaagtaacttcagacgtgacgtgacgtgataaggaagtggtttgattcgctataaaaaactcaaatactgtgtgtcatATGGGAGGCAATaacatatttttacgtgacttgggagtgaatgtgttaattgcacttttgtgagatattgaattaaatgtCAATCATCAATGACATTtggcatcacaaggccacaaacacaacggaagacaggattttttttatgaGGACCCCCAGACTAatagctcgttcaaaaagtcgagaatcccaagaaagccgacctaaaacctcgggaaagtgggagtgaacatttggtgacgcaatgtcagatcgataattatcgaggttgatctcaggcgaaagtatagaacaacgagttcccgagcttgtgttttgtgtgacgacacacgcatcatcaacatggtgcccatgcatgcaactgacatgtaaacagtatcataaatgctaaaatatcgtcttgtaatcactatcaacaacaccagttaatgtcattcaattgcagatgcacatatgacaGCAATGCTGATCTCTgattgtttaatttagcttacttcagctaaaatgatatgtcgtgggtgtggagactcaagtggaggtgaaaaaaagaaaagagaaccaaaacaaagcaCGCATGATTCcagattgttccgggatcagtggcgttcatgcgccaaagtccagaactcggttgtcacatgagcagtgtcgtcagctgtctcgagaggtcccgagatcgTGAAGGCACCATAAGTGtatttctcaaaactctagtgcgcacttccaagtgtatcagcctaatgaaaggccattggaaactccaactccaactaattagtcatgcccagtgattggatactctttattagtcacgcccattaattggatactccgcagagttcaccaaagagtattcaatcactgggcgtgcctaattaTGCTGATACACTTGGAGGTGCACACATTAGAGTTTTGAGAAGTGCCCTAAGGATGCATCCAAAACTGGTGGTAGACCGGTGGTGTAAACCAAATGCATTTTCACTGAATTTGACATTTTGGTTTGAAACACAGCAAATGTGGGTGCAGCACTTAGTGTATGATACACAGCAATGACCAACCCTTTTTTTAAAAGGCAACTACTAAACACTTTTTCATGGACACCTGAATAAAATGAGCGCACACATTGATTGGTTGAGAGGGCAGGTGAACCTCATTGTGTTTCAGCTCACCACTAATTAATACCTGATTTTCATTGGTTGGTGTCCTCAGAGATCTCCCTATATCTTCTCCATGTGCAGACTGCAAAATTGTTTCTTTGGGGTTGTCTGCTGGTTGCTGAAATGGGAAGTGGAGCAGGTTTAAGGTGAGTGGTTAATTATGTTTATGCATGTTACTTTATTGTCCTACACTGATAatatacattaaagggacactgtgtgagatttttagttgtttatttccagaattcatgctgcccattcactaatgttaccttttacatgaatacttaccaccaccatcaaattctaagtattcattatgactgggaaaattacatacatgaaaaggggatcttctccatggtccgtcattttgaatttccaaaatgagccatttttagctgcaaaaatgactctacttggaccatactagaaaatatttgtttattgcttagaaaactttcatgtaaagctcaaatttggcaattggcagcccagtttcaatgagcagcatagttgcagtaccctttttgaccatttcctgcacagagttCACCGAATTGCATATTGCAACTTCTGTCTTTTAGGGTCCTTATCCTTTGTGCCACAGTATGGAATGCTTGTTGTTTTCCAACTAAAGGTAATGGATTTGGAATTCAACACTTCAATTTACATGATTGTGTTATTTTTTGGAACTTTAGAAAAAGTGATTTAGCCTAATTAGCTTCAAACCTTTAATTTCAGCTTCAACTGGTCAACAACAGCCTGCATCAGGAGGCCAAAGTCCTGTTTTTGATCCACGTTACATTACCTTGCTGCAGCAATATTATCACTCACTTGCACCAGCAGCTACCTCTGCAGATGTCCCTCAGGCCCCTGCTGCGCAATCCAGCCAAAATGCTCCTCAGATGACGTCCCCAGTTACAGTAAAGGGCTCCTCCATGCCTCAAACTAGTTCTGGATCCCAAGAACCCCAGATGGTTGCCAAGTTACCACAGCCAGCCAAAGGCCAGTTGGAATCCTCTGCACCTGTGTATGGAGCGCCCCAATCCAGTCCAGTAGACGAGTCTCTACCTGCTGCGTTTGCTGAGGCCCTTGTGCTTGAAGAGCCCAGATTTGATGATAGTCCACCATTCCCTCCAGTTCCACCGGCACCCAAGCAGTATGTACCAGGAACGGTGATCCGCAACATGGCTACAAATGAATTTGGCCTTGATATGCATGAGTTCCATGACAGTGGAGACTTGCTGCGGGGTCCTCCTCGTGTCCCACTGGCTGCTGAGACTGGtgagcaagtaaagactctcctctttcgtgactatctactagactaatgattgagcGGCCCTAGCCCCAGACCAGactcttaacgtgtgtgtgtgtactctaattaaaaaaaaataaaccctAACTAACCctcctttgcatctgcacttgttctgtatatttcctgtgcactttgtgttggctatgattatgtcctcttttgaaagttgctttggttttAAAGCGTCTGCATAATGTAATGTGACCCTGCAGCCACCTCACCTGTGATCGAGCCTATTGGAGAAGACCTCGAGCTAGATGACCAGTTCTTCCACATGTTCATCACTGGCCAACTTCCTCCTGGTACTGTAACTCACACAAGTTCCTCCTATGAGCGTGGGAGGAATGGCTGGGGAACTATTGGATACGAGAGGATTCCTCCGTCAAGACCAGCAAGCAGGACCCCAGTTGCCCCAAGCAACTCCAAGACTGCTCCCATGAAATCTCTGGCAAAAAAGAGCTAGGTAAGCTATGCTCAATAATTCTTAGCTAATTATGTACAGTATCTGGGGTAGTTTTGTGTTTctaaccatttttttttcttctccccagAGCCAGGCTTTTCAGTGATTTTCAATCATTTGTCAATAAAAGGATGAAACTTAATTCTTGTGTGCATTGATGTTGTGTTCATCTACTGTAGAGGTCACACGTAGAATAGAAGCGTTTGCCTCCGCCAAGCCGTAACATTGCAgggtcagtaggttagtggtgcgtacatttttcctcatctctaaggtctcCCATACATAAAATTGATTCTTAGCCAAAATGATTTTACTGCTAAGCCTAAAAAATTTACACATTTTCATAAGCACCTCCAAAccaaaaaagcaccaaaaatgtGACCTCTCTGTATGGGAGTATTGACATAAAAACCCATGTAGAAAATGAACAGAAAGTCTGAGAACTTTGAAATTAGGTATGCTTGTCCCCAAGGGCCAGATGTATCTGGTAGAAGAGGATGGATGTGGATATCTGGAAAAATGAAGTAGATATAGGCCTCTAATCACACACCTGAAATAGGCGGAAATTAGAAAAAAATGATAGCTATACAGAATGTAATAATTTactttgtaattgctttgtcagacaatgtcatatgcacacatattatAGCTTGTTGGAAAGGGGAGATTGAACTGAATCTAGCAATACCAAATATGTATCTATATTGTGAATATTGAAGATGGTATATCGCTCAATGTATGAGGTGTCCACAATGAAAGACATCTAAATGGAGATAGAGACcctatttcaatgcattttagTGATGAGAGGAATGCTCACAACATCTTCAacagtatattacttcaaataaacttataATTGGTATGTGGTGCTCTAGATTATATTTCATGAataatcagattagggtgaaaatatacacatatttatcaaaatctcttgtattgcttgcacatctgtaggctattgtaaagctggaaaatgcagtgatgCCACCTAGTTCTAATGCCATGCAGCTAGCTCATCAGACTTACATcattgtgaataggcctattgaaGATGGTATATCGCTCAATGTATGAGGTGTCCAGAATGAAAGAAATCTAAATGGAGATATAGAGAGCTTATTTCAATGCATTTTAGTGATGATAGGAATGCTCACAACCTCGACAACATATCAGTCAATGTATGGtgtctaaaaaaataaataaaatgaacctGTCCATGTAGATATACAAGTTTAAAGGTAAGTAATTAATACACCTTCATGGTGCtgtagtgtagcatagtgtatttcagtaggcctataatattacCAAATAGAGAGTGTCATTTAAATACAACACAGTGAGGGAACTTCTATGGTATAAGGATGTTTGTTCTTCAATTTTCCTTACAATAATATAGTGTACCACCATAGATACACTGTACCGTAACATTGCACTACTGTGTGGAATTGATAAGCCCAAAGCACCTATTCTAAAAGGCCATTTTCTGGTCAGCCTTTGACATTGGCTACATTTCACTGTCAATCATTCACATAATTATTAGTGACAACATGGCTTACATTTGGACAGTCAGGAAAGGAGCCAGAGATAGAATTATATACTACATTTTTTGAACACAGGCATTTCTGTCcttcacaaaaatgaaaacagagaaaacaaacacattcaaattACAAGGATAAAAGGAGAGGATATGCTACAGTCCTTAAAACAAAAcattgagaacagctttgtctgaaTTTAACTACAACTATGGAAAGATTTTAGAGGGTTTGCCCTTGACATGGATTTGTTTACCTCGGCCTACTATCTAGAAGGTGCGTCAAAAGCTTAACAGCACAATTTGATACTTGGTACCAACAACAAGTAGTTGTTACTGCATTAGATAGCTGAGACCCATCCAATTgaatgttttaaacattgcattacattttcctGACAGTTTTATCTAAAGTTACTTACAAAACATATAATAAACGGCAACAAAGAAACAGGGTGTCGGGAAAATACAGAGCACAGGCATACTGTAAGTTCAGAGGGATGACCAAACGCTTGTGTCAGCTGGTAACTTTTCCGACTATTGGGGATTAAGTTACCTTCTATTAGAAGGCAAGGCCAGACCGTTTGTGTTTCAGTATCATGAAGCAacattagcctacattttaacagtTCCTTCCAGGGGATAATTGCGCTAGTCCagggcttcccaacctttttcaacttggggcccactcgaaattgtcaaaaatgttcggggcccacctctgacccaattaagaataaaactcaaataaatcaacaacaacacaccaaaatatgattataatttgtaggcccacttggaataccttcagggcccaccagtgggccccagcccataggttgggaatcactgcgctAGTCATTGAGCAAAATTGTGGCATGTCATAGAACCTGAGttgcatattgggtcaggtactgTCTGATTTTCTGTAAAACAGTACTAAGTAAATGAGGTGATGTATTCAGAAAATTATACGCAGTCATCAATAATACCACCAAGGTTTATTGCAACCGTTTCTGTGGTAACAGTGGTCAACCTTGTGTACAGAttgatataatggcagatgatgatggtggtcctccatcccagagccggcgcgcccaatacgctcactacgctcttagcgtaaggcctcgcgcgacccgttacgtCACTTACgttgacagttaaaaaaaaaaaaaaaaaccgcgaACTGTGATTTcatgtttattattgattccgtattttgaaggaggaaaccaacgcacaccagaggtttcgaggtgcaggatcaatttggtagaagaaggtaccgcacactcttgtccatcgtgctgcaatttattgacaaacaacgtttcggcccgtatggcctttctcaagttttacaaaagcaaagtgaagacaccccttataaattgtcctctggtttgtgattggctgacagcagCCGGTTAATCAGTTCAGTGACACCTGCCAGACAAGATGAAATCTCATCTTGAttacagtttgttttctttacacattggcagtaatgtcaaaaagaggtaagacaatttataaaaattaaaaaaaaaattaaaaaaaacatagtgaTACATCAGCCCCTGTGAGTGCAAGAGATCCAAATACCAAGTAAACTATATACATAATTACGTGATGGGAAGGTAAAGTGAGAGCAACACTTGCAATTTTAAGATCAGGCCACTAGAGGCCGTCATGAAAAGTATTGTCTCATCTTGACACCCATCACCAAAGGCCAGATGATCTGCACAATAAGATTGAGTCTACCTAGAGAAAACATTTTAattcaaattccacatttagACCAAAGGGAACCAATGTCTTAAGAGAGTGGATATAATAATTTTCTCTCTGAGATAGTAAACGTTCTAGGTTACCCCCCCGTCTAGGCAGAGATACCTTCTCAATCCCTATGTATCTTAGTGCAGAGACCGAATGGCCAGCTTCCACAAAATGCGCAGCTACTGGATAGTTAAGGTTTTTACAACGAATAGTGCTGCGATGCTCTGCAATGCGTACTTTTAACTCCCTACTAGTTTTTCCAACATATGACTTTCCACATGGGCACGTAATCAGATAAATAACAGACTTTGTGTTACATGTGATAATGCCCTTAATGGGAATACTTTTACCAGTGTGGGGGTGTTTGAATGTAGTGCATTTATAAGTATAACTGCATTGCGCGCAGGAGCCACATTTACGGTTACCATCCGGAATAGGGGTTAGAACCGACTTGGAGGGCACAATCAATGGTGGAAGATCAGAGTTTACTAACTTGTCTCTCTTGCACTCACAGGGGCTGGTGTATCACTATGTgtttcttaattttttttttaatttttataaattgtcttacctctttttgacattactgccaatgtgtaaagaaaacaaactgtaaTCAAGATGAGATTTCATCTTGTCTGGCAGGTGTCACTGAACTGATTAACCGGCTGttgtcagccaatcacaaaccagaggacaatttataaggggtgtcttcactttgcttttgtaaaacttgagaaaggccatacgggccgaaacgttgtttgtcaataaattgcagcacgatggacaagagtgtgcggtaccttcttctaccaaattaattattgattccgtcacacaaaacgtgaaacgtccaatatgaaacgacattttccctgcggaaacaacaaaaagaaaaagaaaattcatgacaatgagcgacgagaacagcagtcaggtacGGTTATGCTtccaccattgacagtaaatggcttccactcattgtgatccttcttctgtggctaatttcgtatggagcagaagtgtcaatgggcttttgtattgcacaacaatgccggcttaaaaagtgcccaggtcttcggtACAGTGACATGTTGCaaaaagggggattaacgttTTACTGCTGTTTTAAAAGGTAAGCTTAGAGGTTGTTGAGaactgagtagcgtttcgtttagcttgtgcaattagttcaactgaatcaacaggtagcctaggctagtagagagaatgtgagaggaaagggtggtgttgtcaacgttttactgttgtttcgaaaggtgtacgttgaatcataatctgacgagccgttcgtttagctgatgaaacgttaggttatggctataaccctcggttctttgataacagagtgaggtgtttcactatgggatacgcttcgggcgtgaccatctacggaagctccaatgacaatacgtctgtcaaagacagacaggtcGACGCGGTCGGGCTCCGCCCCTCAGGGTGTATACCCCGGCGACCTCCTGTGATCCATcattcttaacggtttcttcccTGCCTGGTGCAAGGAGGGAAAGataggtgaaacacctcactctgttatcaaagaaccgagggttatagccataacctaacgttctttttctaacttcgctcggtgtttcactatgggagatatagcccactcccgTATTGCACACTAGACGTGGTCCAAGGTACTCTAGCTGAGGTGCTGTGACATCTAGACCACTGCAGAGGAGCCTACCCCCAGTACTGCGTGAGCTAAAGATGGGCCTGATACATCTAATCTGTAAAAGCGAGCGAACGTGTTCCCTGAGGCCCAGTTCGCCGCATTACACAGTTCTCCTATTGACACACCCCTGAACAGGGCCCAGGAAGTGGCCATGCCTCTGGTTGAATGGGCTCTCATGCCCTCTGGCGGTAGAGAGCCCTTACTCTGATAAGCCGCTGATATGGCTTCAAGGATCCAATGAGACAACCTCTGGCGAGACAGAGGTAGTCCCCTGTGGTGAGTGGCCCATGCAACAAACAGCTGATCATGTCTCCTAAACTCAGCTGTTCTCTGTATGTAAATCCTGAGGGCTCTGACAGGGCAGAGGCAGTTGAGCACCTGACTCTCCTCCGAGATGaatggaggaggatgaaaagcCTCCAACTCTACCGTCTGACACCTGTATGCTGAGTCCATTACCTTAGGCACAAACCCTGGATTGGGGCGAAGGCGAACCTTCTTGAAATCAGTACCGAATTGTAAACATGAGGGCTTCACTGAGAAGGCCTGTAGTTCACTCACACGTTTCGCTGTGGTCAAGGCTACGAGCAGAGCAGTCTTGATCGAGAGGAACTTCAAACTCACGTGCTCTAGTGGTTCAAAGGGATGGGCACTGAGAGCACTCAGCACCAGAGCTAAGTCCCAAAGAGGGACTAGCGGTCTAGAGATGGGGCGCTTGCGTCTCGCGCCTCTCATAAAGCGGCACACCAGGGGATGTTGTCCTGCTGTCTTATCTCCAAAGCCCACGTGGCAGGCTGAGATTGCAGCTAAGTACACCTTTATTGTGGAAAAGGCCTTTCCCTTATCTAAAAGGTCTTGTAGGAAGTTTAGCAGCTGTACTACTGAGCACTGAAAGGATATTATCTCTTTCTGTGAGCACCAGGCCTCGAACACACGCCACTTACAGCTATATAGGTTCTGTGTGGAGGAAGCTCTAGCCCCCTGGATCGTCTCGATGACTGCTGGGGGCAGGCCTACTGCATCTAGATTCCACCTCTCACGGGCCAGGCCCATAGAGCCAACCTCTCTGGGTGTGGGTGGTAGATCTCTCCTCTCGCCTGAGAGACTAAGTCTCTCCGTATGGGGAGGGGCCACGGGGGGCTCTCCAACATCTGTACTATCTCTGCTACCCAGTGTTTGGATGGCCAATACGGGGCTATCAAGATTAGTGACAGGCGCTGTGCCCTGACTCTGGCTAGAGTGGGGGATATCATGCTGACTGGTGGAAATGCGTACAGCTTGGCGTTTGGCCACTGGTGAGCTAGTGCATCCACACCCAGTGGTGCATTTTCGTCTgctagggagaaatagagagggcaTTGTGCGTTTTCTCTCGAGGCGAAGAGATCTACGGTTGCCTGCCCGAACCTCTGCCACACCTGTGTTATTACTTGTGGGTGGAGGGTCCAATCCCCGTATAAGGGGTTCCCCCTGGACAGGAGATCTGCACCCCTGTTCAGTACCCCCGGCACATGTGTTGCTCGTACCGACAGGAACTGAGCCCCGCACCAGAGCAACAGTTCCTTCGCCAACTTGTGTAGTTTTAGGGATCGAGTGCCGCCCTGGCGGTTGATGTAAGCTACCACTGTTGAGTTGTCTGACTTCACCAACACATGATTGTTTCTCAATATGTCCTGGAAGTGTTTCAGTGCCCAGAACACTGCAAGCAACTCTAGATAATT encodes:
- the LOC134469365 gene encoding uncharacterized protein LOC134469365, with product MGSGAGLRVLILCATVWNACCFPTKASTGQQQPASGGQSPVFDPRYITLLQQYYHSLAPAATSADVPQAPAAQSSQNAPQMTSPVTVKGSSMPQTSSGSQEPQMVAKLPQPAKGQLESSAPVYGAPQSSPVDESLPAAFAEALVLEEPRFDDSPPFPPVPPAPKQYVPGTVIRNMATNEFGLDMHEFHDSGDLLRGPPRVPLAAETATSPVIEPIGEDLELDDQFFHMFITGQLPPGTVTHTSSSYERGRNGWGTIGYERIPPSRPASRTPVAPSNSKTAPMKSLAKKS